The Clostridium chauvoei genome has a window encoding:
- the gap gene encoding type I glyceraldehyde-3-phosphate dehydrogenase has product MVNVAINGFGRIGRLALRLMIENPEFNVVAINDLTDAKTLAHLFKYDSAQGRFNGEIEVKEGAFVVNGKEIKVTAERNPADLPWKELNVDVVLECTGFFTSQEKAGLHLEAGAKKVVISAPASGDIKTVVFNVNQEILDGSETVISGASCTTNCLAPMAKVLNDKFGIEKGFMTTIHAYTNDQNTLDGPHAKGDLRRARAAAASIVPNSTGAAKAIGLVIPELQGKLDGGAQRVPVITGSLTELVCNLGKKVTAEEINEAMKAAANESFGYTEEPLVSSDIIGISFGSLFDATQTKVMEVNGEQLVKVASWYDNEMSYTNQLIRTLKYFVTR; this is encoded by the coding sequence ATGGTAAATGTAGCAATTAATGGTTTTGGAAGAATAGGAAGATTAGCTTTAAGATTAATGATTGAAAACCCAGAATTCAACGTGGTAGCAATCAATGACTTAACAGATGCTAAGACTTTAGCACACTTATTCAAATATGATTCAGCTCAAGGAAGATTTAACGGAGAAATCGAAGTTAAAGAAGGAGCTTTCGTAGTTAACGGAAAAGAAATAAAAGTAACTGCTGAAAGAAATCCAGCTGACCTACCTTGGAAAGAATTAAACGTAGATGTAGTATTAGAATGTACTGGATTCTTTACATCACAAGAAAAGGCTGGCTTACACTTAGAAGCTGGTGCTAAGAAAGTTGTTATCTCAGCTCCTGCAAGCGGAGATATCAAGACTGTTGTTTTCAACGTAAACCAAGAAATTTTAGATGGATCAGAAACAGTTATTTCAGGTGCTTCATGTACTACAAACTGTTTAGCTCCAATGGCTAAAGTATTAAACGATAAGTTTGGAATTGAAAAAGGATTCATGACTACAATCCACGCTTACACTAATGACCAAAATACTTTAGATGGTCCTCACGCTAAGGGTGACTTAAGAAGAGCTAGAGCTGCTGCTGCAAGCATCGTTCCAAACTCAACTGGAGCTGCTAAAGCAATCGGATTAGTTATTCCAGAATTACAAGGAAAATTAGATGGAGGAGCTCAAAGAGTTCCAGTTATCACTGGTTCATTAACTGAATTAGTATGTAACTTAGGAAAGAAAGTTACTGCTGAAGAAATTAACGAAGCAATGAAAGCTGCTGCAAACGAATCATTTGGATATACTGAAGAACCATTAGTATCATCAGATATAATCGGAATTAGCTTCGGTTCATTATTCGATGCTACTCAAACTAAGGTTATGGAAGTTAACGGAGAACAATTAGTTAAAGTTGCTTCATGGTACGACAATGAAATGTCATACACTAACCAATTAATCAGAACTTTAAAATATTTCGTTACTAGATAA
- a CDS encoding phosphoglycerate kinase, protein MNFNKKTIEDIDVKGKRVLVRCDFNVPLKDGVITDENRLNGALPTIQYLIKNGARVILCSHLGKDASKSLAPVAKRLSEMLNQEVVFARDEEVVGENAKKAVAEMKDGDVVLLENTRCRKEETKNIDEFSKELASLAEIFVNDAFGTAHRAHCSTVGVTNYLDTAVCGYLIQKELKFLGDAVNNPERPFVAILGGAKVSDKINVINNLLEKVDTLIIGGGMAYTFLKAQGYEIGTSLVEADRVDYAKEMIEKAAAKGVKFLLPVDHRVAAEFKDVAAVVTEDQNIPAGHMGLDIGPKTETLYADAIKDAKTVIWNGPMGVFEFENFNKGTIAVAKAMADADATTVIGGGDSAAAVNILGFGDKMTHISTGGGASLEFLEGKVLPGIEALNN, encoded by the coding sequence ATGAACTTCAATAAGAAAACTATCGAAGATATCGATGTTAAAGGAAAAAGAGTATTAGTAAGATGTGACTTCAACGTACCACTAAAAGATGGCGTTATAACTGATGAAAACAGATTAAATGGTGCATTACCAACAATACAATACTTAATAAAGAATGGAGCTAGAGTTATACTTTGCTCACATTTAGGAAAAGATGCTTCAAAATCATTAGCACCAGTTGCTAAGAGATTAAGCGAAATGTTAAACCAAGAAGTAGTTTTTGCAAGAGATGAAGAAGTAGTTGGAGAAAACGCTAAGAAAGCTGTTGCTGAAATGAAAGACGGAGATGTTGTATTATTAGAAAATACAAGATGCAGAAAAGAAGAAACTAAGAATATAGATGAGTTCTCAAAAGAATTAGCTTCATTAGCAGAAATATTCGTTAACGATGCATTCGGAACAGCTCACAGAGCTCACTGCTCAACAGTTGGAGTAACTAATTACTTAGATACAGCTGTTTGTGGATACTTAATTCAAAAAGAATTAAAGTTCTTAGGAGATGCTGTAAACAATCCAGAAAGACCTTTCGTTGCTATTTTAGGTGGAGCTAAGGTTTCAGATAAAATCAATGTTATAAACAACTTATTAGAAAAAGTTGATACATTAATAATTGGTGGTGGAATGGCTTATACATTCTTAAAAGCTCAAGGATATGAAATCGGAACTTCATTAGTTGAAGCTGATAGAGTTGACTATGCTAAAGAAATGATAGAAAAAGCTGCTGCTAAGGGAGTTAAGTTCTTATTACCAGTAGATCACAGAGTTGCTGCTGAATTTAAAGATGTAGCTGCTGTAGTTACAGAAGATCAAAATATTCCAGCTGGACACATGGGATTAGATATCGGACCTAAGACAGAAACTTTATATGCTGATGCTATAAAAGATGCTAAGACAGTTATCTGGAATGGACCAATGGGAGTATTCGAATTCGAAAACTTCAACAAAGGAACAATTGCAGTTGCTAAGGCTATGGCTGATGCAGATGCTACAACAGTTATCGGTGGAGGAGACTCAGCTGCTGCTGTTAACATCTTAGGATTTGGAGATAAGATGACTCACATTTCAACAGGTGGTGGAGCATCATTAGAATTCTTAGAAGGTAAAGTATTACCAGGAATTGAAGCTTTAAATAACTAG
- the tpiA gene encoding triose-phosphate isomerase, giving the protein MRRPIIAGNWKMHYTPEEAVKVITELKPLVKDANCDVVICPTFVCLDAALKAAAGSNIKIGAQNMHFEEKGAFTGEVAPGMLQAMGVDYVVLGHSERREYFNETDEALNKKVKVAFAHNLTPILCCGETLEQRENGTTNEVVGAQIKADLEGLSKELAEKVVVAYEPIWAIGTGKTATNEQANETIAAIRGILAEMFGKEVADKIRIQYGGSVKPNTIKDQMAMSDIDGALVGGASLVASDFSQIVNF; this is encoded by the coding sequence ATGAGAAGACCAATAATTGCAGGAAATTGGAAAATGCATTACACTCCAGAAGAAGCTGTTAAAGTAATTACAGAATTAAAACCATTAGTAAAGGATGCTAACTGTGATGTAGTTATATGTCCAACTTTTGTTTGTTTAGATGCTGCTTTAAAAGCTGCTGCAGGTTCAAACATAAAGATAGGTGCTCAAAATATGCACTTTGAAGAAAAAGGAGCATTTACAGGAGAAGTAGCTCCAGGAATGCTTCAAGCTATGGGAGTTGACTATGTAGTTTTAGGACATAGTGAAAGAAGAGAATATTTCAATGAAACAGATGAAGCTTTAAACAAAAAGGTTAAAGTTGCATTTGCTCATAATTTAACTCCAATTCTTTGTTGTGGTGAAACATTAGAACAAAGAGAAAATGGAACAACTAATGAAGTTGTTGGAGCTCAAATAAAAGCTGATTTAGAAGGATTATCAAAAGAATTAGCAGAAAAAGTTGTTGTAGCTTACGAACCAATCTGGGCAATCGGAACTGGTAAAACTGCTACTAATGAACAAGCTAATGAAACAATAGCAGCAATTAGAGGAATTCTTGCTGAAATGTTCGGAAAAGAAGTTGCTGATAAAATAAGAATCCAATACGGTGGATCAGTTAAGCCAAACACTATAAAAGATCAAATGGCTATGTCTGACATAGATGGAGCTTTAGTTGGTGGTGCTAGCTTAGTAGCTTCAGATTTCTCACAAATAGTTAATTTCTAA